The window ACAATTGATTTTTACACCGTCAGAGCAGTGCTAAATAGTAAAAagtttgctagggtgttgctatttaATTTCTAAGATGTTGTGAGTGGTGGTATTTATGATGTTGCTATGTGCTCACTAGGATGTTCTGCATAGGAACTGAATAGCAAGATGCTAAATACTCAACATTCTAAAATCCTATCAGAACCCTAGCAACCATACAGCAACATTCTACAAACCACTCACAACCCCTTAGCAACCAtacagcaacatgctaaaaatcCCTCAGCATTAAATGGAACTACAAAAATGCTTTACTGTGAAAAGGTGCTATGCATCTGATAAGGgcttctaaatgttttttttgttgttgttttgttttttaagaagttATTGTGCAGTTGCTTATGTTCTGAGTGGTACTGTTGCTACAGTATGTGGTTGTGTTCTGGGATTCCCATGGAAACCCACATAGCTACAGTACTTGCAAACAACCACTCAAATGGaattgtaaaaataacaaaatctcTAGCGGTGCAGAAATGACACGCTTTACCTTCAACTAAATGAAAAACATCAATGTTAAGCCATCAGCTGACTTTACAGGAGTTCTTCTGAACTTATCAGACAGCAGTTTAATGAGCCACAACCCCAGTGGAGTTAAACATTGACAGCAGTCCAGAGTTGTTGTGTGTCTGAGTGTATCAGTAACCCCTTCAGCTGTGTTTCCTCACTTAACAGGATCCCTGACAGAAATCAAACCCTGCTGAGCAAACATCAACACAGCTAcgagctcctcctcctcctccttctctagTGACACAAAACCAGACACAAAGCCTCGCCGGGGGGATTGATTTCATAGCAACCAGCCCTGGCGTTCCCTCCCTCTCCTGAGCGAGAGGGCGGAGCCTGGGAACAGGTGAACACCTATCAGCTCCCATTCCAGCGGGATGCCAAACCTCACAGTCAAAACCAGTCCTCACTCTTCAGGCTCCTGGAATCATGGCGAACGGCGCGCTGGAGATCGTGGGAATGTGTGTGAGCCTGATCGGCTTCGTCGGGGTGGCGGCCAGCACCGGGATGCCGATGTGGCGTGTGACTGCATTCATCGGGGAGAACATCATCGTGATGGAGACCCGGTTCGAGGGCTTGTGGATGAACTGCTACCGGCAGGCCAGCATCCGGATGCAGTGTAAGGTGTACGACTCCTTGCTGGCTCTGTCCCCTGACCTCCAGGCTGCTCGGGGGCTCATGTGCTGCTCCGTGGCATTGACTGGGCTGGGTTTACTAATTGCCATCGCTGGGATGCAGTGCACGGCATGCATCCAAGGAAACGACCGGGCCAAGCGGATGGTTCTGATCATCTCTGGATGCATGATCCTAGCGGGCTGCTTCTGCTGCCTCATCCCTGTCTCCTGGACCGGACATGTCATCATCCAGGACTTCTACAACCCGTTGCTCATCGATGCCCAGCGTAGAGAACTCTGGGAAGCGTTGTACATCGGTTGGGTGTCCTCTGCTTTCTTATTCGCTGGCGGGTGCATATTCACCTGCTGTAGTGGCTCCCTGGACGAGGGCCCGGATCCCAGGTACAAGTACACCAGGAACGCACCCATGGCTTATCAGCCACAGCCCGTGACCTATCACCCCCAACCGCACTTGGTGTACAGCCACCCGTCCGGGCCACCGTCATTCATAGAGCAGTCATACCAGCCTTCCAGACAtcagtcattcattcatccgTCCAGACAGCAGTCATTCATTGATCCATCCAGACAGCAGTCATTCATTGATCCATCCAGACAGCAGTCATTCATTGATCCGTCCAGACAGCAGTCATTCATTGATCCGTCCAGACAGCAGTCATTCATTCATCCGTCCAGACAGCAGTCATTCATTCATCCGTCCAGACAGCAGTCATTCATTCATCCGTCCAGACAGCAGTCATTCATTCATCCGTCCCGACAGCAGTCATTCGTGCAGCCGTCCCGATATCCATCCACCCGCAGCGCCGTCGATTATATCTGAAATCCAGCTGGATGTTTCACTGgcctgtgtatttgtgtttgtgtttgtttttgtgtgttagaGAAAGATGGAAAGGATGGACTTCTAAccaaaaggttaaaaaaatatatattagaacaaatttttatgtaaattagacCTAAAAAagtagtaatttttattttcaaatatctaAATAGGATGGTAAAGAACTGACttttaaacaaagcttttaaaaagaaaaagaaaagaaaaaaaaacaaggggaAAAGACTATTTAAACATATCCTCTTTTTATCACCGTTTCATTCTTGGGAATGTTTTTGACAGAATTGTTATACCATTTGCACTGTAGCGTTTTAAATGTCTAAGTAAGAGAAGATGAGAAATAGAAAGGACAGACCTCTAACCAGAGGTTtgacaaatagaaaaaaagtttttttttttaattaaacagaaaacttttaatgtaattattgttactactttggtttattattttgtattatttaagtaGGAGTATTTGTAGTATTaagcagctatatatatatatatatatatatatatatatatatatatatatatacctatatatgtATAACGTTTTAAATTGCtacattttaacagttttaaacatAGCAGCTagttatgcatttcattttttttcttccccagtTCATTCTTTGAAGTGTTTTTgacaacattaaaatgttgtttctACTTTGGCTTTATAAATATCTTAGTAGGAGCAGATATGAGATGGAAAGGACAGACTTCTAaccaaagaaacaacaacaatgaaaaaactgtaacatttaaacagttttaatgcaacaaagtaagtcatacatttcatttttcccccccattacattttttttaggtttttttatatatatacacacatttaaatatgtaattaag is drawn from Carassius auratus strain Wakin chromosome 40, ASM336829v1, whole genome shotgun sequence and contains these coding sequences:
- the LOC113058701 gene encoding claudin-8-like isoform X1, whose amino-acid sequence is MANGALEIVGMCVSLIGFVGVAASTGMPMWRVTAFIGENIIVMETRFEGLWMNCYRQASIRMQCKVYDSLLALSPDLQAARGLMCCSVALTGLGLLIAIAGMQCTACIQGNDRAKRMVLIISGCMILAGCFCCLIPVSWTGHVIIQDFYNPLLIDAQRRELWEALYIGWVSSAFLFAGGCIFTCCSGSLDEGPDPRYKYTRNAPMAYQPQPVTYHPQPHLVYSHPSGPPSFIEQSYQPSRHQSFIHPSRQQSFIDPSRQQSFIDPSRQQSFIDPSRQQSFIDPSRQQSFIHPSRQQSFIHPSRQQSFIHPSRQQSFIHPSRQQSFVQPSRYPSTRSAVDYI
- the LOC113058701 gene encoding claudin-8-like isoform X2: MANGALEIVGMCVSLIGFVGVAASTGMPMWRVTAFIGENIIVMETRFEGLWMNCYRQASIRMQCKVYDSLLALSPDLQAARGLMCCSVALTGLGLLIAIAGMQCTACIQGNDRAKRMVLIISGCMILAGCFCCLIPVSWTGHVIIQDFYNPLLIDAQRRELWEALYIGWVSSAFLFAGGCIFTCCSGSLDEGPDPRYKYTRNAPMAYQPQPVTYHPQPHLVYSHPSGPPSFIEQSYQPSRQQSFIDPSRQQSFIHPSRQQSFIHPSRQQSFIHPSRQQSFIHPSRQQSFVQPSRYPSTRSAVDYI